In Colias croceus chromosome 26, ilColCroc2.1, one DNA window encodes the following:
- the LOC123703595 gene encoding gamma-aminobutyric acid type B receptor subunit 2 — MMPMDLLIICSILGITQGLPQKPNLDAILNRRTDVYIAGFFPFGKGVENSNTVGRGVMPSVKLALDHVNEHDTVLRNYRLHMWWNDTECNAAVGVKSFFDMMHSGPHKLMLFGAACTHVTDPIAKASKHWHLTQLSYADTHPMFTKEAFPNFFRIVPSENAFNIPRIRLLEHFNWTRVGTLYQNEPRYALAHNRLLADLDNGSFEIAETQSFATEVRTALNKLKEKDIRIILGNFNETWAMRIFCEAYKLEMYGRAYTWLLLGTYSHKWWQRRAPCAQRELAAALDTAILTDLLPLSTTGETTVSGITAKDYQVEYDRRRGVEYSRFHGYTYDGIWAMALAIQTVAHRVKLKYKERTVQDFRYRDKEWEQLFLDALTNVTFEGVTGPVRFYDNERKASILLKQFQGDLVGEVKVGEYCAERDHLDLSSGDPFKWIGKNPPKDRTLRLIEHTQVNLTIYIVLVSCSCIGILLATGFLAMNIHYRNQRYIKMSSPHLNNLIIVGCMLTYMSVIFLGLDSSLSSIAAFPYICTARAWLLMAGFSLAFGAMFSKTWRVHSIFTDVKLNKKVIKDYQLFMVVGVLLCVDLAIMTTWQISDPFYRATKQMEAYPHPTSEDIVIVQENEYCQSERMPIFIGVIYIYKGLLLVFGAFLAWETRHVSIPALNDSKHIGLSVYNVLIMCIMGAPIALVLADHKDALFVLISIFIIFCTTATLCLVFVPKLLELRRNGQPGATGTRIRATLRPAAAHEVRSPGPELERRLKELRHYNTRYRRTLQAKETELQMLLSKLGEDIDASIKDAKSPATQRTKLHIPKENISHPETSDITSTCSLSASAADNEFTSIASQLLVDKPKPIVQEVKEVKEPKKEQTKNVSFKNHLDYTSPPSSKAVPEKDQLAKLPYGWSANEEELPKPEPIKAETKTIPALKTSTADPAKSVPTKLQEPMYIKTAPKVNKTPELQKKIKTPEGMKTPPRESRTRAHRRSGSGHVLLSDLMRVSSDDQEPPPGLERKVIGQERDPPIPPKPKQEPEDILDIDLDYSSMERRKSCQRKDSERRKKENYIVVQSDLWDTNTFQYTCQKSPQSAHAHSPIQRSVSEKSRQQSSPRHHRDSETKNERRASNASINHTGTMRVGTPEGYREAETLRMTDRLSKRRGSEFPQPVSTPPYQTLTKRRQSTAQIRYQEEKPERIEVQKKEERKILEKTKEIQEDNWKPDPDTIRVSKGQESPAKRLRQEAEPLKRANEARLSQAAPTRVSQTQVPQAQVPQTKVPQSQVPQTPYVPQVPTTRAHAHPPHHKSSPNVAARKSESASTREERKSYTRDSKRQDSDRKMYTASSESELFEYAILPIFQKLLTERHKSQPHGLNLSYGVSCPNISIKCDIVEYL, encoded by the exons at GATGCCAATGGACTTGCTCATCATCTGCTCCATCCTAGGCATCACCCAGGGTCTTCCTCAGAAGCCGAACCtcgacgccatcttgaatCGACGTACAGATGTGTACATTGCTGGGTTCTTCCCCTTCGGCAAGGGGGTTGAAAACTCTAACACTG TAGGTCGAGGCGTGATGCCGAGCGTCAAGCTGGCGCTGGACCACGTGAACGAGCACGATACTGTGTTGAGAAACTACCGGTTGCATATGTGGTGGAATGATACTGAG TGCAATGCAGCGGTTGGTGTGAAGTCGTTTTTTGACATGATGCACAGTGGGCCACACAAGTTGATGCTGTTTGGCGCCGCGTGTACACACGTCACGGATCCCATTGCTAAAGCGTCTAAACATTGGCATCTTACACAG ttgTCCTACGCGGACACGCACCCAATGTTCACAAAAGAGGCGTTCCCAAACTTCTTCCGCATCGTACCCTCGGAGAACGCTTTCAACATCCCGCGGATTCGCCTGCTCGAGCACTTCAACTGGACCAGGGTTGGCACGCTGTACCAGAACGAGCCGAGATATGCGCTG GCTCATAATCGTCTACTCGCTGATTTAGACAATGGAAGTTTCGAGATCGCAGAAACTCAAAGTTTCGCAACTGAAGTTAGAACAGCGCTGAATAAACTGAAGGAAAAGGATATAAGAATTATTTTGGGCAACTTTAACGAAACTTGGGCGATGAGGATCTTCTGTGAAGCTTACAA GCTGGAAATGTATGGTCGTGCGTACACCTGGCTCCTCTTGGGCACGTACAGCCACAAGTGGTGGCAGCGGCGCGCGCCCTGCGCTCAGCGGGAACTCGCCGCCGCGTTGGACACCGCCATACTGACCGATCTGCTGCCCTTGTCTACCACTGGGGAGACCACTGTGTCGGGGATT ACAGCAAAAGATTATCAAGTGGAGTATGACCGAAGACGAGGCGTCGAATATTCCAGGTTCCATGGCTACACGTACGATG GCATTTGGGCAATGGCTCTAGCGATTCAAACGGTAGCTCATCGCGTGAAGTTGAAATACAAAGAGAGGACAGTACAAGACTTTCGCTACCGAGACAAGGAGTGGGAGCAATTGTTTCTGGATGCGCTCACTAATGTCACTTTTGAAGGAGTTACG ggTCCTGTACGTTTCTACGACAACGAGCGCAAGGCTTCCATTCTTTTAAAGCAGTTCCAAGGAGACCTGGTGGGGGAAGTGAAGGTTGGAGAATATTGTGCTGAGAGAGATCACCTCGACTTGAGCAGTGGAGACCCTTTCAAGTGGATTGGGAA GAACCCACCAAAAGACCGCACCCTCCGTTTGATCGAGCACACGCAAGTGAATCTGACGATCTACATCGTGCTGGTCTCCTGCTCCTGTATCGGCATCCTGCTGGCCACTGGCTTCCTTGCTATGAATATACATTATAGGAATCAgag gtacataaaaatgtcGTCTCCACACTTGAACAATCTCATCATCGTGGGCTGTATGCTTACGTATATGAGCGTCATCTTCCTCGGCCTCGACTCCAGCCTCAGTAGCATCG CGGCGTTTCCATACATATGTACGGCACGAGCGTGGCTCCTGATGGCAGGATTCAGTTTAGCTTTTGGCGCCATGTTCTCTAAAACTTGGCGCGTTCACTCCATCTTCACTGACGTCAAACTTAATAAGAAg GTAATTAAAGACTACCAGCTGTTCATGGTGGTAGGGGTCCTATTATGCGTGGACCTGGCCATCATGACCACCTGGCAGATATCAGACCCTTTCTACAGAGCCACGAAACAGATGGAAGCTTAT CCCCATCCAACAAGTGAAGATATCGTTATAGTACAAGAGAATGAATATTGCCAGTCGGAACGAATGCCCATATTTATTGgagttatttatatctacaaAGGATTATTATTG GTGTTCGGTGCGTTTCTCGCGTGGGAGACGCGTCACGTGTCCATCCCGGCGCTCAACGACTCGAAGCACATCGGCCTGTCCGTGTACAACGTGCTCATTATGTGCATCATGGGCGCGCCCATAGCGCTG GTACTAGCTGATCACAAGGATGCGCTCTTCGTATTGATCTCaattttcatcattttctgCACAACCGCTACTCTTTGTCTGGTGTTTGTTCCAAAG CTACTCGAACTGCGCCGTAACGGGCAGCCAGGTGCAACGGGCACACGTATCCGCGCCACACTGCGGCCTGCGGCCGCACACGAGGTGCGCTCGCCCGGGCCCGAGCTCGAGCGCCGCCTCAAGGAGCTGCGCCACTACAACACGCGCTACCGCCGCACGCTGCAGGCCAAGGAGACCGAGCTGCAG atgCTACTCAGCAAACTAGGCGAAGATATCGATGCATCAATAAAGGACGCCAAGTCGCCAGCGACACAACGCACCAAATTGCACATACCTAAAGAAAACATCAGTCATCCTG AGACGAGCGACATAACATCGACGTGCAGTCTGAGCGCATCCGCGGCGGACAACGAGTTCACCAGCATCGCATCGCAACTACTTGTTGATAA GCCAAAACCAATAGTCCAAGAAGTGAAAGAAGTAAAGGAACCAAAGAAAGAACAGACAAAGAACGTATCCTTCAAGAACCACCTCGACTACACCAGCCCACCTTCTTCCAAAGCCGTGCCGGAGAAGGACCAGCTAGCTAAATTACCTTATGGATGGTCTGCGAATGAG GAAGAACTTCCTAAACCAGAGCCAATAAAAGCCGAAACTAAAACAATCCCAGCGCTGAAAACCAGCACCGCTGACCCGGCCAAGTCAGTGCCGACCAAGTTACAGGAACCCATGTATATTAAGACTGCACCCAAGGTTAATAAG ACGCCAGAACTCcagaaaaaaatcaaaacccCCGAGGGTATGAAGACCCCACCAAGAGAATCCCGTACCCGTGCCCATAGACGCAGTGGATCTGGACATGTGCTGCTGTCTGACCTCATGAGGGTGTCTTCTGATGACCAGGAACCACCTCCAGGGTTGGAGAGGAAGGTTATTG GCCAAGAACGAGACCCGCCCATACCTCCGAAACCGAAACAAGAACCTGAAGATATCCTCGACATTGATCTAGATTATTCGTCAATGGAAAGAAGGAAATCTT GTCAGAGAAAAGATTCAGAGAGGAGAAAGAAAGAGAATTACATCGTGGTACAAAGTGACCTGTGGGACACCAACACGTTCCAGTACACGTGCCAAAAGTCGCCGCAATCAG cgCATGCACACTCGCCAATACAGCGAAGTGTATCTGAGAAAAGTCGACAGCAGTCTTCACCTCGCCATCACag aGACAGTGAAACGAAAAACGAAAGGAGAGCATCCAATGCATCAATTAATCATA cgGGTACAATGAGGGTGGGAACACCAGAAGGATATCGAGAGGCTGAAACACTGCGAATGACAGACCGGCTGTCTAAG CGTCGTGGCTCGGAGTTCCCTCAGCCAGTGAGCACTCCTCCGTATCAGACCCTCACCAAGAGGAGACAGTCCACTGCACAG ATAAGGTATCAAGAAGAGAAGCCGGAGAGAATAGAAGTGCAGAAGAAAGAAGAGCGGAAAATTCTGGAAAAGACTAAAGAGATACAGGAAGATAACTGGAAGCCAGATCCTGATACTATTAGAGTTTCTAAAG GCCAAGAATCCCCAGCAAAGCGTCTCCGGCAAGAAGCCGAACCGCTCAAACGAGCAAACGAAGCCCGTCTCTCACAAGCCGCACCGACCCGAGTATCACAAACACAAGTGCCACAGGCACAGGTGCCACAAACAAAAGTGCCACAGTCACAAGTGCCACAAACACCGTATGTGCCACAAGTGCCAACAACTCGTGCGCACGCGCATCCGCCACATCATAAGAGTAGTCCTAATGTTGCTGCGCGGAAGAGTG AATCAGCAAGTACCCGCGAAGAGCGCAAATCGTACACACGCGACTCCAAGCGACAAGACTCCGACCGCAAAATGTACACAGCCAGTTCCGAATCAGAACTATTCGAGTACGCCATACTTCCGATATTCCAGAAACTTCTCACAGAACGACATAAGAGCCAACCACACGGTTTAAACCTTAGTTATGGCGTCAGTTGTCCGAATATATCGATAAAATGCGATATCGTTGAATATCTGTAG